A window of the Gemmatimonadota bacterium genome harbors these coding sequences:
- a CDS encoding alkaline phosphatase family protein produces MKIRLHRHGSVALMAGALLGVSGASGQDTAAPSLVVMIVVDQLRGDMIGHYEEAFSGGFRRFLDEGYSFTNASHAHARTHTAPGHATLSTGVFPSRSGIVANDWFLRAGESWQSVYAVEDLDSPILGFESEEALPGRSPKNLLRTGLADWVRAADGDARTMSISSKDRAAIPLAGKTDSNVYWLLPRLARFITSTHYANRYPRWLTRFNERVMPRIVGDLVWENGVPERFRSLARSDSASYEGANAGRGGSTFPHRSSDEAVTTGLQAHNQWAVRHAPADAAVIALAEAAIEEFDLGQRDQVDYLAISLSATDYVGHDHGPFSQEQLVNLVHVDRILGEFLEYLDEEVGDGEWVVGLSSDHGVVTMPEYERESGDRRVVRIRRQDETQRLSASLRTASGRGGLPEEIAERLARSLEAEGTVEKAYTHFELTRGEPADSFAVLFRNSHYPGRAHNTLSPYGVEIRYREGDLVHFRTGTTHGTPYWYDRHVPFILLGAGVEAGSSDAPAYTVDMAPTLAALAGIDAPYDLDGRAIYRR; encoded by the coding sequence ATGAAGATCCGCCTCCATCGCCACGGCAGCGTCGCGCTCATGGCCGGCGCGCTGCTCGGGGTGTCGGGTGCCTCGGGCCAAGACACCGCCGCGCCGTCGCTCGTCGTCATGATCGTCGTTGATCAGCTCCGTGGGGATATGATCGGTCACTACGAGGAGGCGTTCTCGGGCGGCTTTCGGAGGTTTCTCGACGAGGGATACAGCTTCACCAACGCATCGCATGCGCATGCGCGCACGCATACAGCGCCGGGACACGCGACGCTCTCGACGGGAGTCTTTCCTTCACGCTCGGGCATCGTCGCGAACGACTGGTTCCTGCGGGCCGGCGAGAGCTGGCAGAGTGTCTACGCCGTCGAGGATCTCGACAGCCCGATCCTCGGATTCGAGAGCGAGGAAGCACTCCCCGGTCGCTCGCCGAAAAACCTGCTGCGCACCGGTTTGGCTGATTGGGTGCGCGCTGCGGACGGCGATGCCCGGACGATGTCGATCTCGTCGAAAGACCGCGCCGCGATTCCGCTGGCTGGCAAGACCGACTCGAACGTGTACTGGCTCCTGCCCCGGTTGGCCCGCTTCATTACGTCGACGCACTACGCCAACCGCTACCCCCGTTGGTTGACCCGCTTCAACGAACGGGTCATGCCCAGGATCGTGGGCGACCTCGTGTGGGAGAACGGAGTACCGGAGCGGTTCCGGTCCCTGGCTCGCTCCGACAGCGCGTCCTACGAGGGGGCGAACGCGGGCCGAGGAGGCTCGACGTTCCCGCACCGGAGCTCGGACGAGGCCGTGACGACGGGCCTCCAGGCGCACAACCAGTGGGCCGTCAGGCACGCCCCAGCCGACGCTGCGGTGATCGCGCTGGCGGAGGCCGCGATCGAGGAGTTCGATCTCGGGCAGCGTGATCAGGTCGACTACCTCGCGATCTCCCTTTCGGCGACGGACTACGTCGGCCATGACCACGGGCCGTTCAGCCAGGAGCAACTCGTGAACCTCGTGCACGTGGACCGTATCCTCGGGGAATTCCTCGAATACCTGGACGAGGAGGTAGGCGACGGGGAGTGGGTCGTGGGCCTTTCGTCCGATCACGGCGTCGTGACCATGCCCGAGTATGAGCGGGAGAGCGGCGATAGGAGGGTAGTACGGATCCGGAGGCAGGATGAGACGCAGAGGCTCTCAGCGTCGCTCAGGACCGCGTCCGGCAGGGGGGGCCTGCCCGAGGAGATCGCTGAGCGACTGGCCAGAAGCCTCGAGGCCGAGGGGACTGTTGAAAAGGCGTACACGCACTTCGAGCTGACGCGGGGCGAGCCCGCCGACTCGTTCGCCGTGCTCTTCCGGAACTCGCACTACCCGGGTCGTGCGCACAATACGCTCTCGCCGTACGGCGTAGAGATCCGTTACCGGGAGGGCGATCTAGTGCACTTCCGGACGGGCACCACACACGGAACGCCGTATTGGTACGACCGGCACGTGCCGTTCATCCTGCTCGGCGCGGGCGTCGAAGCAGGATCATCGGATGCGCCCGCCTACACCGTCGACATGGCCCCAACGCTCGCTGCGTTGGCAGGCATCGACGCTCCGTACGACCTGGACGGACGCGCGATCTACAGAAGATAA